The following are encoded together in the Synchiropus splendidus isolate RoL2022-P1 chromosome 7, RoL_Sspl_1.0, whole genome shotgun sequence genome:
- the LOC128762132 gene encoding ankyrin-1-like isoform X21 — translation MAQAAKHLRKNKDLEALAEQERKEKEEEKFKKRSRSRDKKRKANAVHRWLIDQDSSVSSEMPDGQGVWHYDDEADAGNSFLRAARSGNLDKALEHIKNGIDINTANQNGLNGLHLASKEGHVKMVLELLHNGIVLETTTKKGNTALHIAALAGQEQVVTELVNYGANVNAQLQKGFTPLYMAAQENHLEVVKFLLENGANQSIPTEDGFTPLAVALQQGHENVVALLINYGTKGKVRLPALHIAARNDDTRTAAVLLQNDPNPDVLSKTGFTPLHIAAHYENLNVAQLLLNRGANVNFTPKNGITPLHIAARRGNVIMVRLLLDRGAQIDAKTKDELTPLHCAARNGHVRIIEILLDHGAPIQAKTKNGLSPIHMAAQGDHMDCVKQLLQYNAEIDDITLDHLTPLHVAAHCGHHRMAKVLLDKGAKPNSRALNGFTPLHIACKKNHLRVMDLLLKHSASLEAVTESGLTPLHVASFMGHLNIVKILLQKGASPSASNVKVETPLHMASRAGHLEVAEFLLQNAAPVDAKAKDDQTPLHCAARMGHQELVKLLLEHKAKPNSATTAGHTPLHIAAREGHVHTVRILLDMEAQQTKMTKKGFTPLHVASKYGKVDVAELLLERGANPNAAGKNGLTPLHVAVHHNNLDVVNLLVSKGGSPHSAARNGYTALHIASKQNQVEVADSLLQHGASANAESLQGVTPLHLASQEGRPDMVTLLISQQANVNLGNKSGLTPLHLVAQEGHVGIADILVKQGASVYAATRMGYTPLHVACHYGNIKMVKFLLQQQANVNSKTRLGYTPLHQAAQQGHTDIVTLLLKHGAQPNETTTNGTSALAIAKRLGYISVIDVLKLVTEENVAMTTTEKHRMSFPETVDEILDVSEDEGIAQLTLGEELLGTEGARYMKMDDMKDHDDDFLSPKKSLENYSPAIPRIPRVSPETVLLKDQEMEQQHTPLPLPKEYDEDSLIPSSPATETSDNVSPVASPIHTGFLVSFMVDARGGSMRGSRHNGLRVIIPPRTCAAPTRITCRLVKPQKLSSPPPLVEGEGLASRIISLGPASMQFLGPVIVEIPHFAALGRGDRELVVLRSENGSVWKEHRNRYGDEVLETILNGMDEDLESQEELGKKRIRRIISTDFPLYFAVVSRVQQESDLIGPEGGALSSKLVPMVQATFPETAVTKRVRLGLQAQPVPDELVAKLLGNQANFSPVVTVEPRRRKFHRPIGLRIPLPPSWRESPRDSGEGDTTSLRLLCSVIGGTASAQWEDITGTTKLIYSNQCASFTTNVSARFWLADCPRTAEAVSFANLLYRELSAVPYMAKFVVFAKMNELREGRLRCYCMTDDKMDKTLEQHENFTEVARSRDIEVMEGMPLHLECSGNLLPVRKATQQPRCFSFQAFRDNRLPVSVKVRDSSKESAGFLSFLRKSTKYEDNQHVLCNLNISMPPCIKIIGSEDRRRTLTPLALRERYSALNEPAMASLSAMERTELKMAVIAEQLGLSWAELARELQLSVDDINKIRVENPNSLLEQSSALLNLWATREGKRAKMESLYAALKSIDRMDIVHMLEGQPTRAGSRDLSRRRRDRERLSPGLTNGYGLAQDELLSPASMQYSLPSPLGAEPYWQEVSSLDCAPIATTEEDTLMEMSDVQVWPSGHSPSLVPVEDSSLECSNADDSEGLLGLPYGSLGRPASAGGAVLSGSTELPEDDSEMGVDSLSTATPASLGGTIAGISLNGANNGQGSEASSEASAVANTTGVDGAGGGGWRGTGSEDGLSLVAGQHRVYARLSESPALSCVPDPSADRSSNGGSGTGRESGSFLSYLQEQTGPGWSPVTNAQAWVAHQPTDAVMSSVCNAVDHGQEGLLQPVRDMGHSEILRGHFRGTQPFEKGLGFPHRAPDLNAWDDQGDEAEDLPGEQVSEEQFTDEHGNIVTKKIVRKVVRRGKGSGEEGLQEVSMETSLQDELEGDAEQFMSYAILGRESSKPDCVEVKKGAQIVKCASLRRVKQ, via the exons GCAGATGCTGGCAACAGCTTCCTCCGAGCAGCCCGCTCTGGCAACCTGGACAAGGCTCTGGAGCACATTAAGAACGGCATTGATATCAACACGGCCAATCAG AATGGGCTCAACGGGCTTCACCTGGCCTCCAAAGAAGGCCACGTCAAAATGGTCCTGGAGCTGCTCCACAATGGGATCGTGCTGGAGACCACCACCAAG AAAGGAAACACTGCCCTGCACATCGCAGCCCTGGCAGGTCAGGAGCAGGTGGTCACCGAGCTGGTGAACTACGGGGCCAACGTCAACGCTCAGTTGCAG AAAGGCTTCACTCCGCTCTACATGGCTGCACAAGAAAACCATCTAGAGGTTGTGAAGTTTCTCCTGGAGAACGGAGCCAATCAGAGCATTCCAACTGAG GACGGCTTCACTCCTTTGGCCGTGGCTCTCCAGCAGGGCCATGAAAACGTCGTCGCCCTGCTCATCAACTACGGCACCAAAGGCAAGGTCCGTCTCCCCGCTCTGCACATCGCGGCTCGCAACGACGACACGCGCACGGCTGCCGTGCTCCTGCAGAACGACCCCAACCCGGACGTGCTCAGCAAG ACTGGCTTCACGCCTCTGCACATTGCTGCACATTATGAAAATTTGAACGTGGCTCAGCTGCTCCTCAACCGAGGCGCGAACGTCAACTTCACCCCAAAG AACGGCATCACTCCTCTGCACATTGCAGCCAGGAGAGGGAATGTCATCATGGTGCGGCTGCTTTTGGACAGGGGCGCACAGATAGATGCCAAAACCAAG GACGAACTCACCCCTCTGCATTGTGCGGCAAGAAACGGCCACGTCAGGATCATCGAGATCCTCCTTGATCACGGTGCCCCGATACAGGCGAAGACCAAG AACGGCCTGTCGCCGATCCACATGGCGGCACAAGGCGACCACATGGACTGTGTCAAGCAGCTGTTGCAGTACAACGCGGAGATCGATGACATCACGCTGGACCACCTCACACCTCTGCATGTTGCCGCCCACTGCGGCCACCACCGCATGGCCAAAGTCCTGCTGGATAAAGGAGCGAAGCCCAACTCCCGGGCGCTG AACGGTTTCACCCCCTTACACATCGCTTGCAAAAAGAACCACCTGCGTGTGATGGATCTGCTGCTCAAACATTCCGCCTCGCTGGAGGCCGTGACGGAG TCTGGCCTGACCCCGCTGCATGTGGCCTCCTTCATGGGTCACCTCAACATTGTCAAGATCCTGCTCCAGAAGGGGGCTTCACCCAGTGCGTCTAATGTG AAAGTGGAAACGCCGCTTCACATGGCGTCGAGGGCGGGACACTTGGAGGTGGCCGAGTTTCTGCTGCAGAATGCGGCACCAGTAGACGCCAAGGCCAAG GACGACCAGACTCCCCTGCACTGCGCCGCACGAATGGGTCACCAAGAGCTGGTGAAGCTCCTCCTGGAGCACAAGGCCAAGCCGAACTCCGCCACCACAGCCGGTCACACTCCTCTCCACATCGCAGCCCGCGAAGGCCACGTGCACACAGTGCGGATCCTGCTGGACATGGAGGCCCAGCAAACAAAGATGACCAAG AAGGGCTTCACGCCGCTCCACGTGGCCTCCAAGTATGGAAAGGTGGACGTCGCCGAGCTCTTGCTGGAGCGAGGGGCAAACCCCAACGCTGCTGGGAAG AACGGTCTGACTCCGCTGCACGTGGCTGTGCATCACAACAACCTGGACGTGGTCAACCTGCTGGTCAGCAAGGGCGGCTCGCCGCACAGTGCCGCCAGG AACGGCTACACTGCCCTGCACATCGCGTCAAAGCAGAACCAGGTGGAGGTGGCCGACAGTCTTCTGCAACACGGAGCTTCGGCCAACGCGGAGTCTCTCCAGGGCGTCACACCGCTGCACCTGGCCTCACAGGAGGGCAGGCCTGACATGGTCACCCTGCTCATCTCCCAACAGGCCAACGTCAACCTTGGCAACAAG AGTGGACTGACTCCGCTCCACCTGGTGGCGCAGGAAGGTCACGTTGGGATCGCCGATATACTGGTGAAGCAGGGAGCATCGGTCTACGCAGCCACACGA ATGGGATACACTCCTCTACATGTCGCTTGTCACTACGGAAACATCAAGATGGTGAAAttcctccttcagcagcaaGCCAACGTCAACAGCAAGACACGA ctgggcTACACTCCTCTGCACCAGGCGGCCCAGCAGGGACACACCGACATCGTGACTCTGCTGCTGAAGCATGGCGCCCAGCCCAATGAGACCACCACG AATGGCACCTCAGCACTGGCCATCGCCAAGAGACTGGGCTACATCTCTGTGATCGACGTCCTGAAGCTGGTCACTGAAGAGAACGTCGCCATG ACCACCACAGAGAAGCACCGCATGAGCTTCCCCGAGACAGTGGACGAGATCCTCGATGTGTCGGAGGACGAAG GAATTGCACAGCTCACTTTAG GAGAGGAGCTCCTGGGGACAGAAGGGGCCAGGTACATGAAGATGGATGACATGAAAGACCATGATGACGATTTCCTCTCCCCCAAGAAATCACTGGA AAATTACTCGCCAGCCATTCCCAGGATTCCTCGTGTCTCCCCGGAGACGGTCCTCCTGAAAGACCAGGAGATGGAGCAG CAGCACACTCCGCTCCCACTGCCCAAAGAGTACGACGAGGACTCGCTGATTCCCAGCAGCCCTGCCACCGAGACCTCAGACAACGTCAGCCCGGTGGCCAGTCCCATTCACACCGG GTTCCTGGTCAGCTTCATGGTGGACGCCCGTGGCGGCTCCATGCGAGGGAGCAGGCACAACGGCCTGAGAGTCATCATCCCACCCAGGACCTGCGCGGCCCCCACACGCATCACCTGCCGCCTGGTGAAGCCCCAGAAGCTGAGCAGCCCTCCTCCTCTGGTGGAGGGGGAAGGTCTGGCCAGCAGGATCATCTCTCTGGGCCCAGCCAGCATGCAGTTCCTGGG GCCAGTGATTGTGGAGATCCCTCACTTCGCCGCTCTGGGTCGGGGCGACCGAGAACTGGTGGTGCTGAGAAGTGAGAATGGCTCGGTCTGGAAGGAGCATCGGAACCGCTACGGCGACGAGGTTCTGGAGACCATCCTCAACGGGATGGACGAGG ACTTAGAAAGTCAAGAGGAGCTTGGAAAGAAGAGGATCCGGCGCATCATCTCCACAGACTTCCCTCTTTATTTTGCTGTGGTGTCAAGGGTGCAGCAGGAGAGCGACCTCATCGGCCCTGAGGGGGGCGCACTCAGCAGTAAACTGGTGCCAATGGTCCAGGCCACCTTCCCTGAGACAGCAGTCACCAAACGTGTCCGTCTGGGGCTGCAG GCTCAGCCCGTTCCAGACGAGCTGGTTGCAAAGCTGTTGGGGAACCAGGCCAACTTCAGCCCGGTGGTGACAGTGGAGCCCCGGCGCCGCAAGTTCCACCGTCCCATCGGCCTGCGCATACCTCTGCCCCCGTCCTGGAGGGAGAGTCCCCGCGACTCAGGGGAGGGCGACACCACCAGCCTGCGCCTGCTGTGCTCTGTCATCG GTGGCACAGCTTCGGCCCAGTGGGAAGACATCACTGGCACCACCAAACTCATCTATTCCAACCAGTGCGCCAGCTTCACCACCAACGTGTCGGCCCG CTTCTGGCTGGCCGACTGCCCGCGCACCGCCGAGGCCGTCTCCTTCGCCAACCTGCTCTACAGGGAGCTCTCGGCGGTGCCGTACATGGCCAAGTTCGTGGTGTTCGCCAAGATGAACGAGCTGCGCGAGGGCCGGCTGCGCTGCTACTGCATGACGGACGACAAGATGGACAAGACCCTGGAACAGCACGAGAACTTCACCGAAGTGGCTCGCAGCCGCGATATCGAG GTGATGGAGGGGATGCCGCTCCACCTGGAGTGTTCCGGGAACCTCCTCCCCGTGCGGAAGGCCACGCAGCAGCCACGCTGCTTCAGCTTCCAGGCCTTCAGAGATAACCGACTTCCGGTCTCTGTCAAG GTGAGAGACAGCAGTAAAGAATCGGCCGGGTTCCTGTCCTTCCTGCGCAAATCCACCAAGTATGAAGACAACCAGCATGTTCTGTGTAACCTCAACATCAGCATGCCTCCGTGCATCAAG ATCATCGGAAGTGAAGACAGGCGGCGAACTTTAACCCCTTTGGCACTCAGAGAAAGATACAGTGCACTGAATGAACCTGCAATGG CTTCCTTAAGTGCCATGGAAAGGACCGAGCTCAAGATGGCCGTCATCGCAGAGCAGCTGGGCCTGAGTTGGGCTG AGCTGGCCCGGGAGCTCCAGCTCAGCGTGGACGACATCAACAAGATCCGTGTGGAGAACCCCAACTCGCTGCTGGAACAGAGCTCCGCGCTGCTCAACCTGTGGGCCACACGGGAAGGCAAGAGGGCCAAAA TGGAAAGTTTATACGCGGCTCTGAAGAGCATCGACCGGATGGATATCGTCCACATGCTGGAGGGTCAGCCCACCAGAGCCGGCTCTCGTGACCTGAGCCGACGGCGCCGTGACAGAGAACGCCTCTCTCCAGGTCTCACCAATG GTTATGGGCTCGCCCAGGATGAGCTTCTCTCCCCGGCCTCCATGCAGTATAGCCTGCCCTCCCCCCTGGGCGCTGAGCCCTACTGGCAGGAGGTTTCCAGCCTGGACTGTGCGCCCATTGCCACCACAGAGGAGGACACCCTTATGGAGATGTCTGACGTGCAGGTGTGGCCCTCAGGCCACAGCCCGTCCTTGGTGCCGGTGGAGGACTCCTCGCTGGAGTGCAGCAATGCGGACGATTCAGAGGGTCTGCTGGGGCTGCCTTACGGGAGTCTGGGCCGGCCGGCCAGCGCCGGCGGTGCGGTGCTCAGTGGATCCACTGAGCTGCCCGAGGATGACTCCGAGATGGGGGTGGACTCACTCAGCACAGCCACCCCGGCCTCGCTGGGCGGCACCATTGCTGGGATCAGTCTGAACGGTGCCAACAACGGTCAGGGGTCGGAGGCCAGTTCCGAAGCATCAGCAGTCGCCAACACGACTGGTGTGgacggagctggaggaggaggatggagagggaCGGGCTCAGAGGACGGCCTTTCTCTTGTTGCAGGACAGCACAGGGTGTACGCCCGCTTGAGTGAGTCGCCCGCTCTCAGCTGCGTTCCAGATCCAAGCGCAGACAG GTCGTCCAATGGTGGAAGTGGGACGGGGAGGGAGAGTGGCTCTTTCCTCTCATACCTGCAGGAGCAGAcggggcccgggtggagcccgGTCACCAACGCTCAGGCCTGGGTGGCCCATCAGCCTACGGACGCTGTGATGTCATCCGTGTGCAACGCAGTGGACCACGGCCAGGAGGGCTTGCTTCAGCCGGTGAGGGACATGGGACACTCGGAAATCCTGCGCGGCCACTTCCGTGGGACGCAGCCATTTGAGAAGGGTCTGGGCTTCCCGCACAGAGCGCCGGATCTGAACGCCTGGGATGATCAG GGAGATGAAGCTGAAGACCTTCCAGGAGAACAAGTCAGCGAGGAGCAGTTTACAGACGAACATGGAAACATTGTCACCAAAAAG ATCGTCCGGAAGGTGGTGCGGAGAGGGAAGGGCTCCGGTGAAGAGGGGCTCCAGGAGGTGAGCATGGAGACGTCTCTGCAGGACGAGCTGGAGGGGGACGCCGAGCAGTTCATGAGCTACGCCATCCTGGGCCGGGAGAGCAGCAAG CCCGACtgtgtggaggtgaagaagggtGCTCAGATAGTGAAATGTGCCAGTCTGCGGCGAGTTAAGCAGTGA